A single genomic interval of Scylla paramamosain isolate STU-SP2022 chromosome 12, ASM3559412v1, whole genome shotgun sequence harbors:
- the LOC135105651 gene encoding uncharacterized protein LOC135105651, with protein MIDDTISRAGGTGAVSSHSAINQLVDCEADAAAQDDPPLTGTFSQCAGQCAADPVELNDEPRQKVLSTEDQSWLETIERCPWLKEQAELVLPEHNDCHDNVCSRDLDEKLLPKPMELSHDELEEIFGLTPLQCEELKTPI; from the exons ATGATTGACGATACGATCAGCCGCGCTGGCGGCACTGGTgctgtttcttcccattctgcCATCAATCAGCTGGTCGACTGTGAAGCAGATGCTGCCGCGCAGGATGACCCGCCCCTTACCGGTACCTTTTCCCAGTGCGCTGGCCAGTGCGCTGCCGATCCCGTGGAGCTGAATGATGAGCCTCGCCAGAAAGTCCTTAGCACTGAGGATCAGTCTTGGCTGGAGACGATTGAACGCTGTCCCTGGCTGAAGGAACAGGCGGAGCTGGTCTTGCCAGAACACAATGACTGCCACGACAATGTGTGTTCACGCGACCTTGACGAAAAACTTTTGCCCAAGCCTATG GAACTGTCGCATGATGAGCTTGAAGAAATCTTCGGTCTGACACCATTGCAGTGTGAGGAACTCAAGACGCCCATCTAG